The genomic segment GTGGCAGAATAGGGGGTCACAGAGGGGAGCACGAGGGCGTTATAGCAGACAGTTGACACTTTAAGATATTTTCTCAGGTAAAATAGTCCCTGAAACTATTGTTTAACCCTTTATCGGGCATTCATTGAAATatctgaaatttaaattttcaatcttaaatgaGTGTTAATGTAATATTGGAAGATATTACAATACTTTAAAACTTGTATACAAAGTTATGCAGCAGTAAGTGGTCTGTACTACTAACAGTTCTCTCCATTCTTTATGCTGAAGACCGATCTCAGTGAAGTTTCTGGGATGTAGCCTGATCGTTGGTGATTGGTGTGGAGAACTCATTGCGGTTCTGATGCCATGTCCAATGAAGTACACAAACATTTGCCTAATAAAGGGTTAAGGCAATAAGAACTGTCTGTATACTTAAAGCTAATTGCGTCAAACCTGCACGTGCCTCAGGCCACCATCTTCCCATAGTTTGGTGCGGAAGTTACTCCACAAACAAGATGAAGCTAATCATGGGCCCCTGAACCGTGACCCAAAGTGAAAATCTGGGTCAGttcaaatataaatttaatgtaatattagatttttaaaggtaaaacagATCGTTTTATGATAATCAGATTCTATCGTAAAATATTAGCCTATACTGTTACAAGGTCAGCGAGTTTTCTCTATGATTAACTCTTGCAGTTGAGCCCATTACTTTTCCAAGAGGTTAGCGGTCAGTTTGATTGCTCATGAAAAACAAGTTTGAGTGTTTTCTTGTaaacagcactttttttttttttttttttttttttgtaaaatgttaaattggtctcaataaattaaatcagttaCACTGCCATCTAAATGCAATGGGCATTGAAACAGACCACACTACACTTTTTTGTAGTCTTATGGCTCTAAGTCTGTCTCGTTCAggaatatatattttatgtatcaAGTAGTCTGTCTCTTGGTGTAGGcctattgtttttgtttgttgttttttggatgttgttgttttttttgtttgtttgctgagCCTTTTCTGTGTAGGCTTGGCCTACTGAAAAATAACACCAGCAGGAATAAAGCCATAAACTGAAACATTGTCTCTGTCTGAATTATCAATCAACAACCATGTGAATCAATGATCAATCATGGTACCACGAGACAcacacatctatctatctatctatctatctatctatctatctatctatctatctatctatctatctatctatctatctatctatctatctatctatctgtctgtctgtctgtctgtctgtctgtctgtctgtctgtctatctatatCTACCTATTACATCAACATGTATATTCATAATGTATTGATCATGTGTAGCAAGTCCTGCACAAATTGTACGGCTTTGGTCTAGTTCCATAGTAGCGCATAATAGGTCGTcataaaagtataaataataataacatcaCACTAGAGCAGATATTAAGTGGACTAGAAGCTAATGAAGTTAATTTTCATCAGGTTGTAATATCATGGGAACTCTTACATAGCATTGCTAGTTTCCTGAGGTGTTAGTTTTTTCAGTACCATAGATTCTGCTTTATATATTCTGTATTGCTACATACAGTCAATAGTTTTTAACGCCATCTCGTGGTTTTATGGTGTAACTACAGGTTTAATGTTTTGAATGAATAGCTTTCATTCTAGCTTACAAGCAGGTGCAAATTATGCATTTAAACCACGAATCACGATATTAaaggtttaatttttatattattaatatatcgGTTAtattatttttcccttttaactTTGAAAGGAAAATCACTGTGGCCAATGGAGCACAATGACAACTCCTGTTTGTACAGTCACTGGTAATTCAACATCCAGGGACGTGAAAGCACTCATAGTTATGGGTTAACTAaagctttaaattaaattcaaatgaaactgaattgtgaaaatgtcacaaaaaaatgtcacaaaatctATCAatgaatctctctctctctctctctctctctctctctctctctctctctctctctctctctctctctctctctctcaatatatatatatatatatatactgctcaaaaaataaagacacaatgTAATTCAAAGTAAATCCCACTTCTgttaaatcaaactgtccactttgTAAGaaacactgattgacaatcgATCAGtgctgttgtacaaatggaatagacaacaggtggaaattataggcaattagcaagacaccccaaATAAAgaagtggttctgcaggtggtgaccatagaccacttctcagttcctatgctttctggctgatgttttggttgctgttgaatgctggcggtgctttcactctagtggtagcatgagatgGACTCTACAACCCatacaagtggctcaggtagtgcagctcatccaggatggctcatcaatgtgagctgtggcaagaaggtttgctgtgtctgtcagcgtagtgtccagaacatggaggcgctaccaggagacaggccagtacatcaggagacgtggaggaggctgTAGCAGAGCAACAATCCAGCAGCAGGACTgctacctccacctttgtgcaaggaggaacaggaggagcactgccagagccctgcaaaatgacctccagcaggccacaaatgtgcatgtatcTGCTCAAAGTGAAagaacagactccatgagggtggtatgagggcccggcgtccacaggtgggggttgtgcttacagcccaacaccgtgcaggacgtttggcatgtgccagagaacaccaagattggcaacttcgccactggcgccctgtgctcttcacagatgaaagcaggttcacactgagcacatgtgacagatttgacagtctggagacgccgtggagaacgttctgctgcctgcaacatcctccagcatgaccagtttggcagtgggtcagtaatggtgtggggtggcatttctttggggggggggggggggcacacagccctccatgtactcttcagaggtagcctgactgccattaggtaccaagttgagatcctcagaccctttgtgagaccatatgctggtgcgtttggccctgggttcctcctaatgcaagacaatcctagacctcatgtggctggagtatgtcagcagttcctgtaagacgaaggcattgatgctatggactggcctgctcgttccccagacctgaatccaactgagcacatctgggtctcgctccatccaccaactccacgttgcaccacagactgtccagaagttggcagatgctttagtccaggtctgggaggagatccctcaggagaccaccTCATCAGGAGAATGCCCAGGCATTGTAGGGAAgtcatacaggcacgtggaggccacacacactaatgagcctcattttgactttttaaggacattacatcaaagttggatcagcctgtagtgcttttttccactttaattttgagcgtgtaaatttgatttccattgataatttttgtgtgattttgttgtcagcacattcaactatgtaaagaacaatgtgtttaataagaatatttcattcattcagatctaggatgtgttattttagtgtttcctttattttttgagcagtgtatttgCCCAATATTTGAATTGAGGCAGTGATACGCCCAGCCACTAGGGGGCGATAGTCAGGTTTTGAATTAATCTTTTTTCCTTAAACTAAAggaagaagacgaagaagaagcgCGGAAGTAACATCCGATGCGCATGGCGCTGTTTGAATAATTATTTGTCCTATGTTTgcaaaccatttttttctgtattgtatGAGCATTTATATATACTGACTACTTTATAACAGAATACAGGTAAGCGCATTATCAAAATGGAAGTTTTATATACAGTAAGCGAGCGTGTCTGAACAACTACGTAACGCAAACGTCGCGTTCAATCCATTCATTCTTTAGCTTGGTAGTCTGCTATTATGCTAGTTTGTGGCTAGTCAGTAAGAAGAGCTGTTAATGTTGTTGCACTTTTTGGTCAGAGCGATTCTCTGTCCACAGAATTCACTCCCTATCCCTAATACAAAGCTAATTAAAGAAAGCTCAATTGACTGCCGCCCGGTGTTAGCGTTACTTGCTATGTATGTTTACTTGCTATTAGCCCTCACCGGTATTTACAAAAACCTAATGTAAGAATattgttcttttgttctttgCTAAGAATATGTGTAAATAAGGAAAATTATTGGTGCACATTGAGTGAAAGCATAAGCATGTTGTCTTTAtatgtctgaaaaaatattttggcAAACGGTGaagatgtatgtatgtaaagtGACAACTGTACCTATAAATTGGTAAAACATTGTCAACTCGTAACTAAACCTTtatattttagattaaattatgtTTGCTATCATATATTTGCCAAAACGGCATCTACCAAAATGGTATtatttataaacatttaattctttATCCAGTATTCTACAAAATGGAGGCAGATCTGTACGATGAGTTTGGGAATTACGTTGGTCCAGAGCTGGACTccgatgatgatgaagatgacctGGAAGCAGAAGACAGGGATGTTGATGAGGTACACTTACAATTTACAATTATAACCATATTGCACTCAAGTTTGTTTAGGCTTTCCATGCACACCTAGTATTTATATGCAGGGTGATGAAGATGACGACGATGAGCCTGCTGATGCAGATGATGATGTCCCAGGCATGGAGGTGGTCTTGCACGAGGACAAGAAGTACTACCCAACAGCCGAAGAGGTTTATGGGCCAGAGGTGGAAACTATTGTGCAGGAGGAGGACACACAGCCTCTTACAGGTTtgaaacatttaaagtaaaacaaggaCATGGAAAAAATTGTGCCATTcgtttgcttgttttttccaGCTGCCCATCTTAAAGACACTGAAGCCTGTGCTTAATTTCAAAGAAcctttttacttaaaaaaaaaaaaaaagatctgtgtgtgtgtgtgtgtgtgtgtgtgtgtttgacagtCAGTGTGCTGCCTCTTAACCAGAAATCTAGTACTGCAATTGCAGAAAGGTCTTGCTAAAGCTAAGATCTGCCTATTTTAATGGCTGGGATTATGACGACCAATTAAATATTTGGAATGTCACTACTATAGAAAAGTAAAGCCAGTATTGGCATCCAGTCTGCCTAATCTAAGAAAGAgtaactaaaagaaaagagcTTTAAGTGGATGTTCTGACAATAATTTCCACCAGtctcagtgattttttttttgctgtatatTTTAGGTCCTATATAAAATGCAAATTATAAAACCTTTTAcaaatcattcttttttttcttttatctttatttagtgCTTCAACTTTATACCGagagatatatttatatatctatatttatatttacatgtatAAGTGACTAAATATTCTGTTAACTAGTTAAATTatctaacatttaaaaatcagCTCATAGTGCTTTATGTGCATACTTTTTTCAGTAAACACATAATAACTAGTGCTTTTCCTAATCTTTGTAGAACCCATTATCAAGCCTGTGAAGCACAGGAAGTTCACTTTGATGGAACAGGAATTACCTGCCACTGTTTACGACATGGAGTGAGTAATCTGTGTGGAGTGTTGTTTATAATGATGTAAGTCAGATTCTTAAGAAATACAAATAGAAAGATACTAATGTTGACGCTGGTGCAGCTGATTGTGGGTGATAAATGTTATTGGTAAAAACCAACTTTTTAAAGTTGTGATATCCTTCTGGCAGATTTCTTGCAGACCTGATGGATGGTCCTGAACTGATCCGTAACGTCACCCTCTGTGGTCACCTTCACCATGGCAAGGTTAGCGCTTATGCCTCATTCTCTTTTATAGCCCTCTGTGGTGTTTTTCCCAGCAGAACATATTTGAAATTTGAAGAATTTAAAAGGATTAAAATCATATATACTGGCATCTAATTAATCTGTTTGCTCTTTTCAGACTTGTTTTGTGGACTGCCTGATTGAGCAGACACACCCAGAAATAAGGAAGAGGGATGATGTGGATGTGAGTATTATCTACAGTAATTTAGTATCTTTTCACTTGATTACGCTTAAATTTTATGAGTAAACCTGCCGAGACCAACATGATGTGAAACTTTTTCAGCTCCGATACACAGACATCCTCTTTACTGAGCAGGAGGTGAGTAGCTATGTTGATCTTTGGCATAACGGTGAACCTTAAAATGCATTATTGCTGTAACATAATATTTTTAGTTTCATGGTTACATGGtttcatttgcatgttttaCTTGGTCATGCTTCTTTAGCTTAtatctggtgttttttttcatagagAGGAGTTGGCATCAAAAGCACTCCTGTCACAATGGTCCTGCCTGACTCCAGAGGAAAATCCTACCTTTTTAACATCATGGATACACCAGGTGTTGTATTTCAGCTGGATGCCTTGCTTACTAACTGCATATATTTTCCATCCAgagaatgacaaaaaaaatttacataaagTATTTAATCTCCTTCAAAGGTCATGTGAACTTCTCTGATGAAGTCACATCTGGAATGAGGATCTCAGATGGCGTTGTCCTCTTTATAGATGCAGCAGAAGGGGTGAGTCTTTGTCTAGTTGTCCTCTCTAACCAGCTTTAAATTCCTGCACATATACTCTGGTATTCTTCAGTTGTCCTCTTGACGTAGACCTTTGCTTATCTCTATGCAGGTGATGCTGAACACAGAGCGTCTGATAAAACATGCAGTTCAGGAGCGCATGGCGATCACCATCTGCATCAACAAGGTGGATCGGCTCATTGTGGAGCTCAAACTGCCTCCAACAGATGCTTATTATAAACTTCGCCACATTGTGGATGAGGTTAATGGTTTGCTCAGGTAAGCCTGGAAGTGAGAGTCTTTGGGTGTGTGGAGAGGCTGATTTATATCCAACCATGGCAGAAAGTGACATGCGACATTCAAATTACAATAATTCCTCAATCATTTAAGCTTCTGACATACTTCCTAATGATTCCGAAAACTGAGAAGCCGAGCTTTTCATTGATATATGGGACATCACAAAATTGCCCGTGAGGGGGAGGGAAGACGTGAGCAGAGCAGGAAAGCAGCAACTTCTGTCATGGTCAGATTTCAAGGGTTTATTCTCCAGGGGGAATTCTTTTGTGACAGCTCCATTGGAGATAATAAGAAGTAAAAAAGTCAAAGAAATAACAAGATGTAACAATATACTGAGTAGTAAGATGGGCTTTATGCTTTATTGGAAGTAATTTTACTATTAGGGCCCTTTCACACATGGTCCACATTAAACGAACCCCAGTCCGCTTCCACAGACAGGACTGTTCGTTGAAACAGTGTAAACGCACATTTGTACTCTGGTGCAGACCAAAGCGAATACTGGTCTGCTTGAAAACTGGGACTCTCGGTTTGGGGTGGTTCACTGACAGTGTGAAAACAAGTGGACCATCCATTGAATCAAAGAGAGGATGTAACGTAGGACACGTCACAGTGCAACATGTCGGATAGCTGGTTGCCCCTtatgctgctcatactggacagttTCTTGTGAAAACCTCCTTAGATAttaacaccaaagtaaaaataaaaagccctAGACTGCATACATTTATAATTACAccattgtttacttgcagtgaCAAAACCGTTTTCAGCCCTGGCCAATCagtgagtccagttttcttctcttttggtCATTGGTTGTTTTGTTAATGCAGCTCCTCACCAACAGTTGATGTAACAACGTAACGTCCAGGCGGTTTGGTCCGCTggagtaaagtgcagtgtgaaagcaaaacaaaggaaTTTGGAATCCCCTGCCTAATCGAACCGAGTCCCCTGGACTattctggtgtgaatgcactTCTTCTTGCGACAAAATCCAACATACATGCCACTGAAGTTGgtcttttgtctttcttttcagcACATATTCCACAGATGAGAACCTGGTGGTGTCTCCTCTCcttggaaatgtgtgttttgccAGCTCTCAGTACAGTATCTGTTTCACCCTGGGGTCTTTTGCAAAGATCTACGCAGACACCTTTGGTGAGATAACTCATAAGTAAGCCACTATAAAAACACTACAGTTTGTATAATGTTTACTTTCTCTATTTGTAGGCGACATAAACTATAATGAGTTTGCAAAGAGGCTCTGGGGAGACATTTATTTCAATCCAAAAACGTGAGTATCCAGTAAGATAACATTAGATGTGAAACTGTTCTCTTCATTTTCATCCTCACTCCATAACTGTGTTCTGTGTTTAGTCGCAAGTTCACAAAGAAAGCTCCCAGCAGCAACTCTCAGCGCAGCTTTGTGGAATTTGTCCTGGAGCCTCTCTACAAGATTCTCTCACAGGTTAGACATGTCAGGCAGCTCAGTACTGTACCTCCATCAGGCTCACGCTAAACTTGCTCAGTGTGTAATCCTTCTTCAAATCCTCTTGGTGTTTAGGTGGTTGGGGATGTGGACACATCTCTCCCTCGAGTTTTGGATGAGCTTGGTATCCACCTTACGAAAGAGGAACTGAAGCTGAACATTAGACCCCTGCTCAGGCTCGTCTGTAACAGATTCTTTGGAGAGTTCACTGGTATGGCTATTTAGTATGAGTCTGCAATTTATGTCATTGATGCATTTAAGATATTATACAACTTGGCGTCACTATCAGATAAATATAGTAGTAAAAATGCTGCACAGACTGTTTGCTTTATTCACTCCTGATAGATGTCAGGATGTTGGAGATAATTGACTATCCTTTTAGCAAAAGCTATGAACCTGTTGTACATCACGCACTGATCCTTGATGTGCTCCCTACAGGTTttgtggatatgtgtgtgcaacaCATCCCATCACCACAAGAGGGCGCCAGGACAAAGATAGAGCACACTTACACTGGAGGTCTCGACTCAGATTTGGGTGAAGCCATGGCTGAGTGTGATCCTGATGTGAGTTTAATGGAGGTGTATTGGATGTGTTCCTTTTATTGGGTGGTGAGAAGAAAACAGTAACTGTTCACAGCTGCAATCTCTTCAAAGTGGAAGTCTGTAATATTCTCCCAGCTGGTATTGAAGATAAAACCAAAATGCTTACTAAACAGTTTGAAGAAGCTGAAAAACATACTTCTTTCTTACTtacttaatttgttttctatttctctGTTACCCCTTTCCCCTGCTGTTGTCATGTGTCTCATCCTAAGGGTCCACTGATGTGCCACACCACTAAGATGTACAGCACAGAGGATGGGGTTCAGTTCCATGCGTTTGGCAGGGTGCTGAGTGGGACTATTCAGGCAGGTCAGCCCGTCAAGGTGTTAGGCGAGAACTACACTctggaagatgaggaagactCCCAGGTCTGCACTGTGGGTCGTCTCTGGATCTCTGTTGCTAGGTATGCTGTggtgtttgctttgctgtgtttGAAGAACCAGAAAtcaatatttgtttattaaaatccagtttttaacaCTCTAAGATACCAAATTGAAGTGAATCGAGTGCCTGCTGGTAATTGGGTTCTCATTGAGGGTTGCGACCAGCCAATCGTGAAGACCGCCACAATCACAGAACCCAGGGGGAACGAGGAGGTGAGAAATCAATGAGAAATACCTCTGTTATCCTTAGAAACATGAACTAGATGAAGGCTTACAGGTTTCATTTTCTCTGCCAGGCTCAGATTTTCAGGCCGTTGAAGTTCAACACAGCTTCAGTTATCAAGATTGCAGTGGAGCCAGTCAACCCGTCAGAGCTGCCGAAAATGTTGGATGGCCTGAGGAAGGTCAACAAGAGCTACCCATCTCTTACCACAAAGGTACATCCCTGCACAGCTCAGCCTGGACTGagaacagatttatttaagAAGTCTTACATTAAATTACTGAAATATTAAGTAACTGCTTTTGTTTCAGGTGGAGGAGTCTGGAGAGCACGTTATCTTAGGGACAGGAGAGCTTTACCTGGACTGCGTCATGCATGACTTGCGGAAGATGTATTCTGAGATTGACATTAAGGTAAGTTTAGTTGCTTTATGTGCATTTGGTAAGTGTGGATTAACTTTGAAAAATACTATTACACAAAAACAATAGTTCCACTAAATTAGTAAtattcatccgtccatccattttctacaccacttagtccagttcagcCCAGCAATTTGCAggggagaggcagggtacatcctggactgGTCGCCAGTCTATCACTGGGccaacagagagacaaacaaccagtcACACTCACTCTTAGGGAGAATTTAGCATCATCATtgaacctaacatgcatgtctctggacagtgggaggaagccggagtacccggagagtaCCCACGCACACactgggagaacatgcaaactccacacagaaatgcCATTGTTAAAACCTCCCCccaggctcgaaccagcgaccttcttgctatgAGGCCACGGTGCTAACTACCAAAACCACcccaaataaaataatcttattCAGTATAAAATGCCTTTCTCTTTTATAATAATTCATAAGTATGAAAgtggtgtgtttttttccacaaagatGGTAAATAAACGGCATTTCTTAGTCTTGTTGAGCACCTAAAGCACCCAGTCACCCTCCCATTCATACAGCACTTCCTAGTCTAGTCTCTTTACCTACTTACCTCTTAAACAAGGAAATAAATACGTTTGACTGAagcattgatttgtttttgttgttttgcttgtCTTTGGCCACAGGTTGCCGACCCAGTTGTGACTTTCTGTGAAACGGTGGTGGAGACATCATCACTTAAGTGCTTTGCTGAGACCCCGAACAAAAAGTTTGTAATATAATATTCATCTATTTATATACTAGATAAAAGTACATGATATACAATTTTATGTGCTTACTGCGCTACATCACACAGGACTgcacaatgaaagaaaaaaatagattaaagaccttttttttatttattcatgaccCTCTTTGTTACAAGAGATGTTTAAGTCtagcattttatttgtaattatttgttCAGTTACGACAGCAACTTTTCAGTAATGAATTTATAAATGTATACTCGAGTATCTAAATGTTTATGTTAAGAAACTGAGACTTAGATTTGTGATCTCATTTCACTTGGGGAAAAATTGCGATTTAGATTAAGCTGTATTTGTTTTGGCCCAGTCATTTACAACTTCACAGACTTTTCTTGAACGTTTTTGACAAACTGTTATTCAGAGCGTTGGTTCAGAGAATCTCTCACTGTCTGGGGTTTCTGTGAGTCTGTCCTTCCCTCTGGCTGAGtgtctccccatgagtgattgACAGCTGTGTGATGTGATCGACAGGAATAAGATCACCATGATTGCTGAGCCCTTGGAAAAGGGACTTGCTGAGGACATAGAGAACGAAGTGGTGCAGATCACATGGAACAGGTACGGTAATGAAGATTGTGGCAGTATAATGTGCCTTTCATGTCAGACAGGGCCATTTTACTTTGATGCCACCTTATtaatttctccacatttctgtGCCTTACTGACTATTCATTCTCATTTAATACTTTACAAGGATAAATGAGCAGGCAGTTAAGAACGATGATTGGTTCTTTAATTAAATGCTGTCATCATTGAAGGTAGAGGGATATAAAAAAATCTCCAGGCTGAAAGAGTCATTTTAAAAGTAGTTATTGGACATGCGACGTTGCTCCTAAATCTATAGGTGTGCGCTCTCTGAGGAGCCTACCATCAATTTTCATTTAGCAGTGTCAGATAGAGGGAAAAGCTGGGTATTGCAGTTTACCCCAAAAGTTAAGaaattgtaaaaacataaaagtaatATCACTGTatacaatatatttttattaggaATTTTTAAGCAATGTAAAGAACAGCCGTCTGTGTGTAATGTAAAATGTCccttgttataaaaaaaaaaaaaaaaaaaaaactcaccttGGCATATTGATTAGCTCACTCACAGTAATAGCACTAAAAGCATGCATGAATTTTCCTGTGCCTCTTGTATGAAGAGCATGCTCGAGTCCTTTTCCTGCTCAATACAAGCTTTCTGTCTGTGAGGCCATCTGGACCCAGCGGTGCCAGCACAGGAGCGACACACTTCAAGCACTACTCCTCCTCTTCCATTAACCCCTCTGCCCCCCTCAATCAGCCAATCTTCTTAATGTTTCAGCTGACACGCTATGCACACTTTGTCCCAACTGGTGTCGTGTCTGTTTCCTCCTGGCAGGAAGAAGCTGGGAGAGTTTTTCCAGACCAAGTATGACTGGGATCTGCTGGCTGCCAGGTCTATCTGGGCCTTTGGACCGGACACAACGGGACCAAACATTCTTGTAGATGACACACTGCCGTCTGAGGTCAGTATTTCTAAGTCGCAAGCTAAGCAGGTGTTAGCCTGGTGAGTGGTTTATTcttaagttttttatttctgcagtggctGTTTGAACTGAcagtaaaaaaactaaatgagctgctgtggaagagtgtttcttttttttacagtaatatAAGTGTTAATTGAATGACTTGCTCCCTTATTTATCTTAAGATGGATTATCAGCTAATCATTTTCACCCCTTAAACTACACATTGATGTAAATTGTTAACTTCTGCAATATgacagaatttttttatttatatcaaacCAGCAAATAAAGTTACATTTAGCACGAACAGTGCTAGATTTAAAGTGGAAACTGTAAATTAGAAAAGCCTCTGGCTTCAGGTACAGAGCAAACTGCATATATGTGGAAAAACACTCACAAAGAACATCAAtgctttcttcttttaaatcagTTCTTCAGACTTCACCGGTGACCACTGCATgtagttgatttaaaaaaattttttacagtatctttcactgttttttttttttttttttctttttttaaattttgaaatgtgcatttgttttaataaagtttgttttttgtgaagcacttttAATGGTCTAGTTGTTGAATATGAAAACTTTTTGACTAGTCTTTGCTTTTGATAATATCTTATGCACTTATTTATAAAGATAAATCAGGAAGCAACAAATAGAAGTCGGGATGTAAATGCTTATTAATAGTATGCAATAGTTTTCATTATGATGCGGAACATGTACTTTGGGAAGGTAGATAAGACAAAGCCGGCCAACCCAGCGTCTTGTGTAGAACGTGGGATCGATGGAAAAGCCATTTTAAAGCTAATGCATGATAAGGCTACATGCAGAGTTACATTGATCTTCCACTAAACTGATACAAGTCACATTAATTAGTGAAATTAGATTTCCGGAAACACTGACAGTCTTTAGGAAGGATGTCAGGGACGGTCCAAAATGAGTTTCTTACAGCAGAAACCTGAGAATGAAATAATGAACCAATGTCTAGTCTGATAGTTATATTTCACTCCTGTTTGTGCTTGATTGCAATGTTTATTTAGCTAATTACATGTTGATGATATCACTCTGTCTGTACGTCTCTCTTACACCAGCATTTACAGAAATGGTGAGGCATAAGTTGTTTTACCAAGTACTCCAACAACAAAAGGGGATGCATTGT from the Melanotaenia boesemani isolate fMelBoe1 chromosome 2, fMelBoe1.pri, whole genome shotgun sequence genome contains:
- the eftud2 gene encoding 116 kDa U5 small nuclear ribonucleoprotein component, producing MEADLYDEFGNYVGPELDSDDDEDDLEAEDRDVDEGDEDDDDEPADADDDVPGMEVVLHEDKKYYPTAEEVYGPEVETIVQEEDTQPLTEPIIKPVKHRKFTLMEQELPATVYDMEFLADLMDGPELIRNVTLCGHLHHGKTCFVDCLIEQTHPEIRKRDDVDLRYTDILFTEQERGVGIKSTPVTMVLPDSRGKSYLFNIMDTPGHVNFSDEVTSGMRISDGVVLFIDAAEGVMLNTERLIKHAVQERMAITICINKVDRLIVELKLPPTDAYYKLRHIVDEVNGLLSTYSTDENLVVSPLLGNVCFASSQYSICFTLGSFAKIYADTFGDINYNEFAKRLWGDIYFNPKTRKFTKKAPSSNSQRSFVEFVLEPLYKILSQVVGDVDTSLPRVLDELGIHLTKEELKLNIRPLLRLVCNRFFGEFTGFVDMCVQHIPSPQEGARTKIEHTYTGGLDSDLGEAMAECDPDGPLMCHTTKMYSTEDGVQFHAFGRVLSGTIQAGQPVKVLGENYTLEDEEDSQVCTVGRLWISVARYQIEVNRVPAGNWVLIEGCDQPIVKTATITEPRGNEEAQIFRPLKFNTASVIKIAVEPVNPSELPKMLDGLRKVNKSYPSLTTKVEESGEHVILGTGELYLDCVMHDLRKMYSEIDIKVADPVVTFCETVVETSSLKCFAETPNKKNKITMIAEPLEKGLAEDIENEVVQITWNRKKLGEFFQTKYDWDLLAARSIWAFGPDTTGPNILVDDTLPSEVDKALLGSVKDSIVQGFQWGTREGPLCDEPIRNVKFKILDAVIAQEPLHRGGGQVIPTARRVVYSAFLMATPRLMEPYYFVEVQAPADCVSAVYTVLARRRGHVTQDAPIPGSPLYTIKAFIPAIDSFGFETDLRTHTQGQAFALSVFHHWQIVPGDPLDKSIVIRPLEPQPAPHLAREFMIKTRRRKGLSEDVSISKFFDDPMLLELAKQDVVLNYPM